The Mastacembelus armatus chromosome 20, fMasArm1.2, whole genome shotgun sequence DNA segment TAAAGACATCACTTTGTGGcacatcattttatttctttgaagaGAAGTGAGAATGTGCTTATAACTCACATGTTTATTGCCAACTTATTCTTGGTGCCCTTTGGCCATATGACTGGTCTAATTGTGTGTTATGCACTGTGACAAATTGCTTATTAAAGCTGTGGTTGTCTAAGTAAGTTCAAACAGGGAGGGAAAAGGATGGATAAAGGGACAGATGGCAGGATGACTCCTTGGTTAATAGGGGTGAGAACTGTGCTGAGAAACAATAAATCAATGTATCCCTTTATCCTTGAATATGAAACCCACAAAACTATGGACAACTAAGAAAAATCTTGTGTCTATATTTTTCCCCAGAGTTTAGTTTCAGTAATTTATAGTCAGTCAGCTGCAAACACAAGTTTTAGCAACTCACTACAATTTAAGAGCTAATAGGCACTAGGAACTGTGAATTATGTGACACCAGgtgcaaaaatgaaagaaaaggtaaCTTACGATAATTGGGTGGATTCTAAAGTACATGAGAGGATCAGCTAAGGTGAACTGGTTGCCAGCCAGGTACACTTTGTCCTGCAGGTAGAGGTTGAGGTCctgaaagagaaatgtttgaGAAATTTCAATTTTGTCTATGCAAGCACTGACAAGTACTAGTTATTCCCCAGTAGTCAAAGTTGAAGATGCTGAAAAGCTTCCATCCTTTTTTCCCTAAACAATGCCCATGCAGTCTGAAGAGAGCGAAGCCAAACTGACCACTACAATAGAAAAGGAGATAAAAGTATACATACTCAAGGAAAATAATCTAGACATGGAGCAGTGACTTTTGACTATGTCACAATGTTGCATCCCTGCATGTCCTCTTGCAGGGCTGGCAGGACAAGTGGGGTATGGAGGAGGGGGTTAACTCGGGTTAAGCTGCGACAGAGTGGGTAGTAATAAAAATCACagccctttttaaaaaaaaaaaatgggttgAAGTGGCTCTAATATAATGTTATTCGCTATCTTTATTGTAACCTTAAAGGTCTCAGCGTCTTTAAAGCAAATTACCTGTATTGATTTTCTGGCCATGTAGATTTTGCCCCAGGAAACATATGAGCTGCATAGTCTTTTTCACTAAATCCTAATgagttttattattgttcaaaAGCCTGAAAATGGACATCTTTGAAGAAAATTAGGACAAGGAGGATATGAGTTATGTAAAATGTAGAAAGATACTGTGGAGGGAAACTTATTCTCATGGATATATATGTACCTATAGACAGTTACATGACATCATTAGCAAAAGTTTCTGGTTTTGAACTATACCCTTACAGATAAGAGATTagattaaatcaaataaaaataaattgcaatGTAAAGCAAAGGCCCCAAGACACTTGATTGCTAATTTTAATTTGATGTTTGGAGAGTATATAATCCAACATCCAATGTATatgctttcttttctaaaaGGCATAAAAGAAATTTTATCATAACATGATTCACGCTTTTATTCCTTGGTAATAAATGTTGACATTAAATATGTGTTCTTATTTGTCCACCACGGATATATGTGCCAATTAAATTTTAAGATATCTTTAAGTGCCACTAGATGGCAAGCAAATCTCTTTGCACTCTTAAGTATTGTATACAATGTATATTTGAACGACATGAATTTATTGAGTAGAATTACCCATATCTGGATGATGGACTTACGGGGGATTATTTTTTAGGTTCTTTAGGTAAGCTTATATAAAGCTATTTGTAGTCATTGTAAATTAATAAGGAACACCTGAAATTGATGACATTACATTTCCAGCAGGAAAAATCTTTGGAAAGAAGTTGTTAATTTACTTTAAGGCAGAACTCACGATAATGAACCAGACAACAAAAATATCGAAGTAACAAAAGCATTACTACAGTGAGCAGCTTTAGTGTAATTACTCAATTAAAAGCACTTACACTTGTTACTGAAAAAAACTACTTACTGTAACATTAACTGAGTAAGTATGTTACTTCCCAACAATGGCTTTGGGTGAGTGCAATCAAAGAGGAAGCCTCTGATAATGCATGCATCAGTTtgtaaacattttctatttacGCATCTTGGGGTTTGATGGAGACTGTAGGACAGGTGGCAAAGggaagacgtgtgtgtgtgtgtgtgtgtatacatatatatatatatatatatatatatatatatatatgtattccAAGTtgaataaaattgaaattgatttatttactaGTTTTGTTGTTCTCTGGTAAATTTTGATGACAACGACAACAATGAACTTGCAAGAAGTTGCTGGAAATaaatcaagtgaaaaaaatTCTAATTTCAAACAATCATCTATGCAAATTAGCTAATTTCCTATGCTAATTTATGTATTATGGTAAGTATTTCTATGTAAACACACTTGTCTTCATATGACAGTTGAATACATTATATGTTAGGGGAGAAAACATTCATATGAATCACTAAGAAAGCCTCCTTTGAAAGAGGTGGTGGTGTTGACCCAGCCATGAGtagtttttaaatttcatttttagaaCTAATGTGATTTTATTGCAGAGGCTAATCACTTGAAAACATACTgaattaaaaagtgaaagtatGGTTATGGTTAATTTTTTAGTATTATAAAAAGAGACCATTTACtttaatgtgaaatttaaattaaatttgactCTTTTCACAGAAGCTGCAGATCTAAAAGAGGACATGACAGCAGGTTCGTTAACCTAAATATCTGGGGGTGCGTGAGGTACATCAGTCTGGATTCTAACttgcatgtgtgcctgtgtgctgtGCTATGTGGATAGGAATAATATGTGACCTGAGGGGGCATAGCATCTCTCCTCATGACTGGCAACACAGCACAGATGCCAACAGAACAGACTATTTGTTTACTCCATTACCAAATGACTACAACTCTCGCTCGCAAATCTAATGAAGCTGTCCTAAACTTTGGCAATACAATGCATATTCCTCagtttatgtctgtgtgcaaAGTCGTGCATGGAAGTGCTGGTCCCAGGGGAAGGGACCATCTTTAGCACTTGTACATTGTGTGAAGGcaacactccacacacacacagagcatctTGGGGGCAAATGGAGTTATTGTGCAGCAAGAGTGGGTGATGCCAAACAAGGCATGAAGATTGCAGACAGCCTCCCCCTTCAGATTTAGATCCTTGCTTTTCTTAGCCTACAGCCCTGGAGCTGAGGTCCAGATGAGCATCAGTGGAGAGGAAGCTTTCCGCCACCCCCACCCAGCATATGGCGCTCCAACATGGCTTCTTATCTACCTGCCCCCACCTTAACTGTATAGCATACAATCGGTACATTTGTGTAAAATGATGCTGGAAAAGTTTGTATAGCAGAATTAGACCGAGTATTATTATGCAATACTACAGTTAGGGAGTGACCACTATCATAACACTCCAAAgatcattttctgttgattctGCCTTTCAGTATATTTGATGAAAACTCACGAACAAAGTAGGAACTGAACCATATATAATTAGCTGGATGCTATTGTATTTACTTCAGAAAACCTCTGTTGCAGGAGGAAGAGATCCTGCACTAGCCTAACTGGTTTTACACAAACCTTTCCTAATATTTACTTAGGGTTGATGTGGCCCGACTTCCTTATTAACACATTACAAGAGTGACAAGTCTCGGCTTGAAAAACTGACTTTCTTATTTGCATCGTAGGGCGGGGAAGTTTAAGAACTCCCGCAGCTGGCAGTTTTATCTCTGCAAAATATAATGGGAGATGACTGATATCCTTGAAAGAAGAGTGTTAAGGACAGAGCTAAAGCAGCAGGACAGGGGGCCAGTTGGTAGCAGAGCTGAGATGCTCAGGGCGACTTCCTTCTGTAAGTAGCACcattaaaaaatttaaaaggccTGTCCAGATAACATGCTGCCGCACAGCATGACTCCTTAGCCATGCCACAACAGTGTGTCATGCTGCTaagcatgcacgcacacacatgcccatacacatgcacgcacacgcacacttCATGCTGACAGGACAGTGCCAAGAGGCGCTTGGTGTCCAGCAGACCAGTGGTTGACGATCCATTTCACACTGACTGGCGTAAGGCACATTAAAGCATTTTTCTCTGTCGCGTGGAGCCATGTCACTAAAGGGCCATACATCAGTCTGTATTCCTGTCGGTTATGCCTTAACAAGACAAACACGCAACATGTACAGTGGCACAGCTGGTGGTCAGAGAGAGGGAATGTGTGAGAAACTGAACTGCTGTGGTGCCTCTCTAAGGTAGGgaatgctttttaaaataaaattctcttCACAAGTcctaaaaaaaaacccaccagaATTGGCAAAAATAAACATGCTGCTTACTTCTGAGCAAAATGAATAAACCAGCAAttttaaagaaagagaaaagactgCAAAAATATCAGCTTTTCTACCTTCAGAATTGTCTTGATGTCTTCCTTTCTGTAACCATTCAGCTTAGTGACGGTGTACTCCAGCCACTGCTGCACCATGGCCCGGCTCTCTGCAGAGTCTCCTAGCAGCTCAGGGCGCTTGGCCTCCTTCACGAGATGACAGGCAATGGTCACCAGACCCACCAGTGGAGAACCACTGTTATGCTGTAACACAGGTACCTGCAGAGAGAAGTGACAGAGAGAGCACTGAGGCTGTGagggattttattttataaaaggTCAAACACATTAATAAACAGTTTCAACACATCTGACACCACTGCATTTGTTGCTTCAGCAAAATATCCGTGTAATGAATAGACAGTGTGGCTTTGAGGGAGTATTTCATATCAACGTTTAACAATACAATGAATATGTAGATTTAACACCCAAACCTTCCCTTTAAAGATAAAGCTACTGTAACTTTTAGCACGGCACAGGTGAAGGGTTATTTTTAAGTATGACCTCCTCCCACTTTGACAAGCGAGCATGGAGCGTGGAGCTATTCACGTTGTGCTGACttgtcaaaacagaaaagcCTTCACCAAAAGCAGTTGCACGGATTTGCTCTGAAAATAAGACTAAGTGGTGTATAAATAACCGCTGAGCACCAACACATGATACGGGACAACGTTAACATTAGCTATAATAACAGATCCGGCGTGATTAGCCTGTTAGCATTCCTTTGCTAACTAGGCATCATGTAGTGCTGTATCTTTCAAGACTCCTGTCTAATAAACCTGCTGTTTCAAGCTGCCAGTGTACACCACAACAATGAACCGTCATATCACCTTTTTGTCGCCCTGTGTGATGTATTTGTTCGGCTTTTTCAGCCTTAAATATTTCTCCAGCGACGACAGCTCTCGCAACGCCATGTTTGTGACTGTCGTTCTGACTGTCGTGTGACTTGATTGGGTAAAAGCGTCAACTCCCGCCCACCGCAGTTTGAGTGACTCTGCAGTTGGCCAATGAAAAGGTCGTGTGCGATCCGTAGTTAAAGCGCATCAGTAATTGAGCCCACTATAAAACAAACTGCTTGACAgactgcaaaataataaaaattcaCCATTATATTATTACTTTTCATAGTTCAtgctttttcattgttttattggCTGTCAAAATAGACAACAAAATTTGATGGCACAGGGGAGAATTGTGAAATGTTCACCTAGACTACATATGAGAGAAAGTAAAATTTTATATCTGAATACACTTATTGTGGATAGTGGATATACACGTTATAAAAATATTACTTCCATCAATGAACGTGTGAATTTAGGAAAACTCCAGCCATGCAAAAATCAAATAGCCATTACATAGATTATATGAACTGTCTTTTTGCAGGTGACAGTAGAAGTCTCCTTACACACACCTGCTACAATctaaaaactattttcatttcaaaggtGCAATGGATTATCTTAAAATGCTTAGACGTATAAAAACTCAATCTGTAGTGATTTGACCTCACATTGTGAGTTTGACCACATGCCAGGAACCCACAATTGCTATTAGAAGAGATCCCAGCATTACTTAGGTGGATTCAATTCTGTAGTTCAAATCCCCCAGCAGCATGGGATGAACTGATAAAAAATGAGTGTTATGCAGGGCTGCCAGTTCATACTAACAGTCCCCTTTTCACAGAACTTCTCCATGAGAATTTGTGGTAAATGGAATCAAAATGACAGTGAAAAGTCTGGAGTTTTAGTCTGAAGTCCTGCAGCAAAGTTTCCCTgtcccatctgtctgtctctgcagtgtGTCCTGGCTTTGACATTGCGTGTGTCATGTCTGTTTGGATTTGTACTGTGCCTTTTCAATTTCCCCATAACGAAATGTCAGTTGTCAGTCAAAACTAGGCTTATAAGCTATGTactgtccaggtgtgtgtgtaagtatgtacttgtttgtgtgtgggacACCATAGAGAGTGACAGCAGGGCCGAGGTGTCACACAAGaaactttctttttattctcaGTGGTTCTTCTTTGTAACAGCTCACCTGGATGACAGGGCTTGAGGCAATATTGGCAACTGGAGTGACACAAATTTACTTCATATCTTTTGATTGACTTTACTAAGACTGCAATCAAATGGATAAGATGATGATGAGTAAGGAAGACAAAGGCTGTTAAGTTTGAACTGAAGTCTTTTGTGGTTACTTTGACATAATTATGAAAGGTGGGAACATTTTTGCTGTGGTATTCAgaacttttacttgagtaaaatACTACAATGTAAATTACTATATTAACAGTGAAAATCATGCTTTCACAGTATATCTCATTTAAAAgcacacaaaagtaaaaaatagaCTTATCTATACAGGAAGTGTGGCTCTATGCTTAGTGTTCAATCATTATATAATATTGAAATTTTATAAATTATACCTTTTTGTGATTGGATTGCTTATACCGTATCCATTAAACACGCATTGTGCAAAAACCCTGTCACTGATATTACTCTGCTTGTGAGTAACATTTTGTTATTGCAGCTGGTTGAGACTACATTTAACTAATGCATTAGTTGTTTGTTTAGATAAGCACAATACTATACTAAACTAAACAATTTTTACTTTCATGACTAGATACAGGAAAAAACGTCCCAGTGCAATAAACAAAGGAGCTAATAGGTGCATGTGACGAAGTGAAAACAAATAGAGAATCTGCCTCCAGGTGGAGTCATTAACCACTTAATTGGAGGAAAATTGGACGAAATCATTTTCAGTCTAGCAATATAATGGAATGAGGACCAACAGCAATATCCActaatatattttcattgtatttaCTACCTTTTTCAGGTATTTGTCTTGTTATGGGTTATAATTTTTCACTATAAGGAGGAAATGGTGAACATGATGTCCATATTACACATCATAGATTTCATTGGAACTTTTTTTTAGCTCAAAGTATATAGTCTTATTTTGCACTGAATGCACAGTctggtttttatctttttaccATATCCAGACATCATCACCAAAATACTTCATGGTCCTATGATCCATTTCCTTACTGTCATATTTCCAGTCAGTCTGTGACATACTTTAACATCGCAGCACACCATCATGACACATCAGATTTCACAGAGCAAATCAGTATCTACCAGCAATATCTAACTTGCAGTATATGACACTGTAACAAGAAGTTAAATATTGAATATCTAAGGCCTATGGGTTCTCATAGGCAGCAGTTTTGCTTTATGTGAACTACTTTCATTGATGTTTATTGCCTTGCACATCCACTGTGTCTGcatctccctctttctctgtgtatttaATATAAAAGAACAGATGATATTGTTAAactgaatttgttgagaaaaaGCTGTCccagaaaacaaattaattataaGAATGAGTACACAGACTATCACAAATGATTAGATGCCATGGAACAAGGTAAGGCTAATTCTCTGTATTGTTCATCTAACCTTCCATTTTTGGTATTTGTTTATAGGCTCCAATACGTCATACACTTTTACCCTAGTAGGGCTTCCATAAATGTATGCCTGCAGCATTAAAGTGCATCTCCTTTAACTAAATGCCTTGAAGCTGCCACATCTTGTCTGTACTCAGGCGGGCAGATGACAACGATCCCCAGTGCCTACGACTAACTGTAGCCTGTGGGAGTTTTCTTATGCCGATTGTGATACACAATCTAGGGTCACATTAGTAAGGAAATCTACAGCGGGGGTCACCAATTCTGCCGTGGGGCTTCCCAAGGCAGGCACAGCCATTAACACAGTCTCAATCCTGGTAGATA contains these protein-coding regions:
- the eef1e1 gene encoding eukaryotic translation elongation factor 1 epsilon-1, whose amino-acid sequence is MALRELSSLEKYLRLKKPNKYITQGDKKVPVLQHNSGSPLVGLVTIACHLVKEAKRPELLGDSAESRAMVQQWLEYTVTKLNGYRKEDIKTILKDLNLYLQDKVYLAGNQFTLADPLMYFRIHPIILDLAVQEKEQYVNVTRWFDHIQHYPGVRHHLPPVVVLRNRIYPSTHH